A genome region from Deltaproteobacteria bacterium includes the following:
- a CDS encoding formylglycine-generating enzyme family protein: protein MKRNAMTDLDAKRPQGSKGPNPMTGRFALLKWLAVLLFWSLVMQSSSCRLPNEPPKPPAHVYPPSVRTDLPRFTNSLGMEFVKLPPGTFTMGSSTEDEDRQGGETLHEVTLTKGFFLQVTEVTQGQWLQVMQTFPSSFTTCGYECPVENISWFLMQEFIDRLNSMDTSKKYRLPTEAEWEYAARAGTKTAFAYGDCLDTRLANFDGRYPVKDCHRGIYLQRTVPVRTYPPNAWGLHEMHGNVAEACQDWYDELPEAPVKDPEGAETGIRRVFRGGSWSNDAKYCRSATRGKYEPDSPSQLRGFRLAADDK from the coding sequence ATGAAAAGAAACGCAATGACAGACCTTGACGCGAAACGGCCCCAGGGGTCGAAAGGCCCGAATCCTATGACCGGGCGCTTTGCCTTGTTAAAATGGCTGGCAGTGCTTCTTTTCTGGTCGCTTGTCATGCAGTCGTCGTCCTGCCGCCTGCCCAACGAGCCGCCCAAGCCTCCCGCGCACGTTTATCCGCCCTCCGTGCGCACCGATCTTCCAAGGTTCACCAACTCCCTTGGAATGGAATTCGTGAAACTGCCCCCCGGAACCTTCACCATGGGAAGCTCCACCGAAGACGAGGACAGGCAGGGCGGAGAAACTCTTCACGAGGTCACCCTCACCAAGGGTTTTTTCCTTCAGGTGACGGAAGTGACCCAGGGCCAGTGGCTGCAGGTGATGCAGACATTCCCCTCCAGTTTCACCACCTGCGGTTACGAATGCCCCGTGGAAAACATAAGCTGGTTTTTGATGCAGGAATTCATTGACCGCCTAAACTCGATGGACACCTCCAAAAAGTACCGCCTGCCCACCGAGGCGGAATGGGAATACGCCGCAAGGGCGGGCACCAAAACGGCCTTCGCTTACGGGGATTGCCTGGATACCCGGCTTGCCAACTTTGACGGGCGTTATCCCGTCAAGGATTGCCACAGGGGGATTTATCTTCAAAGGACCGTGCCGGTACGGACTTATCCGCCCAATGCCTGGGGCTTGCATGAAATGCACGGCAACGTTGCCGAGGCTTGCCAGGACTGGTACGACGAGTTGCCCGAAGCGCCGGTAAAGGACCCGGAGGGGGCTGAAACCGGTATCCGCAGGGTTTTTCGGGGCGGAAGCTGGTCCAACGACGCGAAATATTGCAGAAGCGCCACCAGGGGAAAATACGAGCCGGACAGCCCGAGCCAGCTGCGTGGTTTCAGGCTGGCGGCTGATGACAAGTAA